The following proteins are co-located in the Dyadobacter chenwenxiniae genome:
- a CDS encoding CvfB family protein: MLFIGKYNYLTIERLTSVGMFLSDVEGEEVLLPNQYLTDEMQVGDNIKVFVYLDSEDRPVATTETPKIVRNEFAFLEVTDVTEHGAFMDWGLIKDLFVPFREQSTPMQEGERHVVFLYLDQKSSRLIASTKIDRFLENERLTVAEGDEVDLLIFSKTDLGYNAIVNQYHKGLIYANEVFREINVGDSLKGYVKKIREENKLDLSLQKTGYEVVEPTAQFILDELKKANGFLNLSDSSSPEDIYKKLQISKKVFKKAIGGLYKQGLIKIGDDGISLISED, from the coding sequence ATGCTTTTTATAGGAAAATACAATTACCTCACCATCGAGCGCCTTACGAGCGTAGGCATGTTTCTAAGCGACGTGGAAGGCGAGGAAGTGCTGCTGCCAAATCAATATCTTACCGATGAAATGCAGGTCGGCGATAACATTAAAGTATTCGTTTATCTGGATTCCGAAGATAGGCCGGTGGCGACGACTGAGACCCCAAAAATCGTTCGCAACGAATTCGCATTTCTGGAAGTGACGGATGTTACTGAGCATGGCGCTTTCATGGACTGGGGATTGATTAAAGACCTTTTCGTGCCGTTCAGAGAGCAGAGCACACCTATGCAAGAGGGAGAACGGCATGTGGTTTTCCTTTATCTCGATCAAAAATCGTCACGCCTGATCGCTTCCACCAAAATCGATCGCTTCCTTGAAAATGAGAGGCTTACCGTTGCCGAGGGCGACGAGGTGGATCTATTGATATTTTCAAAAACCGATCTGGGTTACAATGCCATTGTGAACCAATATCACAAGGGCTTGATTTACGCGAATGAGGTCTTTCGTGAAATCAATGTAGGTGATTCTTTAAAAGGATATGTCAAAAAAATCAGGGAAGAAAATAAGCTTGATTTAAGCCTGCAAAAAACGGGTTATGAAGTGGTTGAACCAACCGCACAGTTTATTTTGGACGAATTAAAAAAAGCGAACGGTTTTCTGAACTTGTCCGATAGCAGCTCTCCGGAGGACATTTACAAGAAATTACAAATCAGCAAGAAAGTCTTTAAAAAGGCGATTGGCGGGCTTTATAAGCAAGGCCTGATCAAAATTGGGGATGATGGAATCAGTTTGATAAGTGAAGATTAA
- a CDS encoding amidohydrolase family protein yields the protein MIKYKLFIQLSSLMFSWCMLIPASQAQNPAPAVAQSKLVLVTGATIHVGNGQVIENGAIAFDEGIITQVGASGSVTGANGAELIDAKGKHIYPGIISLNTTVGLQEIASVRATLDYNEVGEINPHVRALVAYNTDSEVIPTLRGNGILLSQAVPQGGIISGSSSVFYSDGWNWEDAVLAKDDGIWLSWPPFLASTFNYDDFTVSVKRNENRQQIINVFRSTFSDAKAYAETSSPNPVNLRLAAMKPLFDGSANLYIRAEYGKDIIEAVNFAKENGVKKVVIVGGDESYKVVSFLKENQIPVILNPTHRLPGRVDENVYLPYELPGILHKAGVKVAITYADEWWRTRNLAFLAGTSSGFGDVTPEEALQFVTKNAAEIIGADKLVGTLEKGKHASFLVTAGDMLDMRGNVIQMAFIKGGKVNLDDKQKRLYEKYKVKYGKK from the coding sequence ATGATAAAATATAAACTCTTTATCCAGCTAAGCAGTCTGATGTTCAGCTGGTGTATGCTGATTCCTGCAAGCCAGGCACAAAATCCGGCGCCAGCCGTTGCGCAATCAAAGCTCGTTCTGGTAACCGGCGCGACCATTCACGTCGGTAACGGGCAAGTGATTGAAAATGGGGCTATTGCGTTTGATGAAGGCATTATAACGCAAGTGGGAGCCTCGGGATCGGTTACGGGTGCAAATGGTGCGGAACTGATTGACGCAAAGGGCAAGCATATTTATCCCGGGATCATTTCACTTAATACAACAGTTGGTTTGCAGGAAATCGCTTCAGTAAGGGCAACTCTGGATTATAATGAAGTGGGGGAGATCAATCCGCACGTAAGGGCGCTGGTTGCTTATAACACGGATTCGGAAGTAATCCCGACATTGCGCGGCAATGGGATCTTGTTGTCGCAGGCTGTGCCGCAGGGGGGCATTATTTCGGGCTCTTCTTCCGTTTTTTATTCAGATGGATGGAACTGGGAAGATGCCGTGTTAGCCAAAGATGACGGGATATGGCTGAGCTGGCCACCTTTTCTGGCGAGCACTTTCAACTATGATGACTTCACTGTTTCGGTGAAGAGAAACGAGAACCGTCAGCAAATTATTAATGTATTCCGCTCCACATTCTCGGATGCGAAGGCTTATGCAGAAACGAGCTCGCCAAACCCTGTTAACCTGCGTCTTGCTGCCATGAAGCCGCTTTTCGATGGTTCTGCTAACTTGTACATTCGGGCGGAGTATGGAAAGGACATTATCGAGGCAGTTAATTTTGCAAAGGAAAACGGAGTGAAGAAAGTGGTGATTGTGGGAGGAGACGAGTCATACAAAGTGGTTTCTTTCCTGAAAGAAAACCAGATTCCTGTGATCCTGAACCCCACGCACCGCTTGCCGGGCCGCGTGGATGAGAATGTTTATTTGCCTTACGAATTGCCTGGAATTTTGCATAAAGCGGGTGTTAAGGTGGCTATCACGTATGCCGACGAATGGTGGCGGACGCGTAACCTTGCATTTCTGGCGGGAACTTCGTCAGGATTTGGTGATGTGACGCCGGAAGAAGCTTTGCAGTTTGTTACCAAAAATGCCGCGGAAATTATCGGTGCCGACAAATTGGTAGGAACATTGGAAAAGGGAAAGCACGCATCGTTTTTGGTCACCGCCGGCGATATGCTTGATATGCGCGGCAATGTGATCCAGATGGCCTTTATCAAAGGCGGCAAAGTGAATCTGGACGATAAGCAAAAGCGCCTGTACGAAAAATATAAAGTGAAATACGGAAAGAAATAA
- a CDS encoding amidohydrolase family protein encodes MFKQLSALLTCLTISVITHAQETFPQNGAYDDRPGRYAFTNANIVVDSKTTILKGTMFIENGIIREVGKQVKIPAGTVVVDLKEKYIYPSLIDLDSDYGMPEVKRERTAGGRQTPQLESNKKGAFGWNQAIQPENDASLMFTPDAKKAEELRKIGFGTVLIHPHDGIVRGNGAVVTLTDEAANKALLKRKASAHFSFSKGTSSQTYPSSTMGVVALLRQNYYDADWYAKNEKAKETNLSLEAFNQIKTLPSFFETNDKYSIMRADKVGDEFGIQYIIKGGGDEYQRLKEIKATKATLILPLQFPEAYDVADPWDADLVSVAQLKHWEMAPKNPSEVAKAEIPFAFTVSGMKNKADFWKNIKTAIEYGLPKEKALEALTTIPASLIKAEGQVGSLKSGLLANFIITSGDLFGKDNVIYENWIQGKQFVLSVMNASDVRGTYALSVNNQPAGKLQITGALDKPEYKITVQDSVKITPKVVLSDKLLTMTYQSDKTTGTTRLTGWLTGTSLSGEGVLPNGSVVPWSATLSEKYQPTVTKDSTTAKVKETGPVYYPFVGFGNETLPVAETVLIKNATIWTNEKEGILQNADVLVQNGKISKVGKALSAPSGAKTIDGTGKHLTSGIIDEHSHIALFTINEGGQTSSAEVRMNDVINPDDVNIYRQLAGGVTTSHLLHGSANSIGGQSALIKLKWGASQSEMLIPEVKTIKFALGENVKQSNWGDIVRTRFPQTRMGVEQVFFDHFLRAKDYAAQWKSYNANSKKQAANAPRRDIELDALAEILASERFITCHSYVQSEINMLMHVADSLNFKINTFTHILEGYKLADKMAKRGIGGSTFGDWWAYKMEVKEAIPYNAALMYHEGVTVAINSDDAEMARRLNQEAAKTVEYGGVPEEEAWKMVTLNPAKLLHVDNRLGSVKVGKDADLVLWNAHPLSIYARPEFTMIEGAVYFDRKKDEEKQKTMAVERERLIQKMLGDKAEGKPTQKPQASQPKMWHCEDIVGVHTEHETAH; translated from the coding sequence ATGTTTAAACAATTATCAGCCCTGCTGACCTGTCTTACGATCAGCGTGATCACGCATGCGCAAGAAACTTTCCCCCAAAACGGAGCCTACGACGATCGACCCGGGCGCTACGCATTTACGAACGCAAACATTGTTGTCGATTCAAAAACCACGATCCTGAAAGGGACCATGTTCATTGAAAACGGGATCATCCGGGAAGTAGGCAAACAGGTAAAAATCCCGGCAGGCACAGTGGTGGTGGACCTCAAAGAAAAATACATTTATCCTTCCCTCATTGACCTGGATTCGGACTATGGCATGCCGGAAGTGAAAAGGGAACGCACCGCGGGCGGCAGGCAAACGCCGCAGCTGGAATCGAATAAAAAAGGAGCATTCGGCTGGAACCAGGCCATCCAACCTGAAAACGACGCCAGTTTGATGTTCACGCCTGATGCAAAAAAGGCGGAAGAGCTTCGTAAAATTGGTTTTGGAACTGTGCTGATTCACCCTCATGACGGCATCGTGCGCGGAAATGGCGCAGTAGTAACATTAACCGATGAAGCTGCCAACAAAGCATTATTGAAAAGAAAGGCTTCTGCTCATTTTTCGTTCAGTAAAGGCACTTCTTCCCAGACCTATCCATCGTCTACAATGGGTGTAGTAGCGTTGCTGAGGCAAAATTATTACGATGCCGATTGGTATGCCAAAAACGAAAAGGCCAAGGAAACCAACCTTTCGCTGGAAGCATTCAACCAGATCAAAACACTTCCCTCATTTTTTGAAACCAATGATAAATACAGCATTATGCGTGCTGACAAGGTTGGTGATGAATTTGGAATACAATACATTATCAAGGGCGGCGGCGATGAATATCAGCGTTTAAAAGAGATTAAGGCCACAAAAGCCACGTTAATATTGCCACTTCAATTTCCCGAAGCCTACGATGTTGCCGATCCCTGGGATGCGGACCTGGTGAGTGTTGCGCAGCTGAAACATTGGGAAATGGCCCCCAAGAACCCCTCAGAGGTTGCTAAGGCCGAAATCCCGTTTGCATTCACGGTTTCTGGTATGAAAAACAAGGCTGACTTTTGGAAAAATATAAAAACGGCCATTGAGTATGGCCTTCCAAAAGAAAAAGCGCTGGAAGCACTAACGACCATTCCCGCAAGCCTGATCAAAGCGGAAGGGCAGGTTGGAAGTCTCAAAAGCGGGCTGCTGGCCAACTTCATCATTACTTCCGGTGATCTGTTTGGAAAGGATAATGTGATTTATGAAAACTGGATTCAGGGAAAGCAATTTGTTTTGTCGGTCATGAATGCGTCGGATGTGCGTGGGACTTACGCGTTGTCCGTGAATAATCAACCAGCGGGCAAATTGCAGATTACGGGTGCATTGGATAAGCCGGAATACAAGATCACTGTGCAGGATTCAGTAAAAATAACGCCTAAGGTCGTTCTCTCGGATAAATTGCTTACGATGACTTATCAGTCTGATAAAACTACCGGAACGACGCGTCTGACAGGCTGGTTAACCGGAACAAGCTTGTCTGGTGAAGGCGTTTTGCCAAACGGGTCCGTTGTTCCCTGGTCGGCGACGCTTTCAGAAAAATATCAGCCTACGGTAACCAAAGATTCCACAACCGCAAAAGTGAAGGAAACCGGGCCGGTTTATTACCCATTTGTGGGCTTTGGAAATGAAACATTGCCTGTGGCCGAAACGGTGTTGATCAAAAACGCGACGATCTGGACAAATGAGAAAGAAGGCATTTTACAGAATGCAGACGTCCTGGTTCAGAACGGGAAAATATCGAAAGTAGGCAAAGCATTATCCGCGCCTTCGGGAGCTAAAACGATTGACGGAACCGGGAAACATCTGACCAGCGGCATTATCGACGAGCATTCGCACATTGCGCTGTTCACCATTAACGAAGGCGGACAAACCAGTTCTGCGGAAGTGCGGATGAATGATGTGATCAATCCGGATGACGTGAATATTTACCGGCAACTTGCTGGTGGTGTAACAACCTCTCATTTGCTGCACGGTTCGGCCAATTCGATAGGCGGGCAGAGTGCATTAATTAAGCTTAAATGGGGCGCCAGCCAATCGGAAATGCTGATCCCGGAGGTGAAAACGATCAAATTTGCATTGGGGGAAAATGTGAAGCAATCCAACTGGGGCGACATTGTCAGAACGCGTTTTCCGCAAACCAGAATGGGCGTAGAGCAGGTGTTTTTTGATCATTTCTTACGAGCAAAAGATTATGCTGCACAATGGAAATCCTATAATGCCAATTCCAAAAAACAAGCTGCAAACGCACCGCGACGCGACATTGAACTGGATGCACTGGCAGAAATCCTGGCGAGCGAGCGCTTCATTACTTGCCATTCCTATGTACAGTCGGAGATTAATATGCTGATGCACGTGGCTGATTCTCTGAATTTTAAGATTAATACATTTACCCACATCCTGGAAGGTTACAAGCTGGCCGACAAAATGGCGAAGCGCGGCATAGGCGGCTCAACATTTGGCGACTGGTGGGCTTACAAAATGGAGGTCAAAGAAGCCATTCCATATAATGCAGCACTAATGTATCACGAAGGCGTTACGGTTGCAATTAACTCAGACGACGCGGAAATGGCGCGAAGATTGAATCAGGAAGCTGCCAAAACGGTGGAGTATGGAGGTGTGCCGGAAGAGGAGGCATGGAAAATGGTGACGCTTAATCCTGCAAAGTTGCTGCACGTGGATAATCGCCTGGGCAGTGTAAAAGTGGGTAAAGACGCCGATCTGGTCCTCTGGAACGCACATCCGCTATCGATTTATGCGCGGCCGGAATTTACCATGATCGAAGGCGCTGTATATTTTGACAGAAAAAAGGATGAAGAAAAGCAAAAAACAATGGCTGTTGAGCGTGAGCGGCTGATCCAGAAAATGCTCGGTGATAAGGCAGAAGGAAAGCCGACGCAAAAACCGCAGGCTTCACAACCTAAAATGTGGCATTGCGAAGACATTGTTGGCGTTCACACGGAACACGAGACAGCACATTAA
- a CDS encoding SatD family protein yields MKKYHAVITADMVNSTFFTREKTTEWLSEMIDLLRKNPAFDWALKPEIYRGDSFQGVLKNPNEAMHAAILARASMRTHAKNTDLRVAIGIGKTEQLTDRAGTSDGEAFRLSGHLADNIRKQKARIGIALPTPSEPLNATLDLLETLIENWTTSQSEVIMALLLKKNINQISEQLGISQPAASQRVASAKWWAIENFLATFPKHLSLYTKTKS; encoded by the coding sequence ATGAAAAAATATCATGCTGTAATCACCGCTGATATGGTCAATTCAACGTTTTTTACACGAGAAAAGACCACAGAATGGCTTAGTGAAATGATCGATCTACTCCGGAAAAATCCGGCATTCGACTGGGCACTCAAACCCGAAATATACCGGGGCGACAGCTTTCAGGGCGTATTAAAAAACCCTAATGAAGCCATGCACGCCGCCATTCTCGCACGTGCCTCCATGCGCACGCACGCCAAAAACACCGATTTGCGTGTCGCCATCGGCATTGGAAAAACAGAACAGCTTACGGATCGGGCAGGAACCTCGGATGGCGAAGCATTCCGCCTGTCGGGGCACCTGGCCGATAACATCAGGAAGCAGAAAGCACGCATCGGCATCGCATTACCAACTCCTTCCGAACCGTTAAATGCCACATTAGACCTTTTGGAGACGCTTATTGAGAACTGGACCACCTCCCAAAGCGAGGTGATCATGGCCCTGCTACTGAAAAAGAACATTAACCAGATTTCCGAGCAGCTCGGGATCAGCCAGCCTGCCGCCAGCCAGCGCGTTGCCTCCGCAAAATGGTGGGCAATTGAAAATTTTCTCGCTACCTTTCCCAAACATTTATCACTATACACAAAAACAAAATCATGA
- a CDS encoding DUF3307 domain-containing protein codes for MIEFLQLLLAHILVDFYWQPTKWVIEKREKSFRSKYFYLHIALVIVVSYVLLGYWSNPVPALALGAAHGVIDILKIALDKKGTLIWFVADQAAHVISIALTALLITSALPAGLEVFKTWLFTTKTLAIFTGALVSLSPISFFVGILTKPWREELAKLAPNADDNLANAGRWIGMSERLLIFVFVLVSQFSAIGFLIAAKSLLRYNDKSASGDISAAYISKKSEYVLVGTLMSYTCAIAVALVVKTLY; via the coding sequence ATGATTGAGTTTCTGCAACTATTACTCGCACACATTTTAGTTGATTTCTACTGGCAACCCACAAAATGGGTCATCGAAAAAAGAGAGAAATCCTTCCGATCCAAATATTTTTACCTCCACATTGCGCTTGTTATCGTAGTTTCCTATGTTCTGCTGGGTTATTGGTCCAACCCCGTTCCTGCACTCGCATTAGGCGCGGCGCACGGTGTTATTGACATTCTTAAAATTGCGTTGGATAAAAAAGGAACGCTTATCTGGTTTGTGGCCGATCAAGCAGCCCATGTGATCAGCATTGCCCTTACAGCGCTTCTCATTACCAGTGCATTACCTGCTGGTCTGGAAGTTTTCAAAACATGGCTGTTTACCACGAAAACGCTCGCCATTTTTACGGGAGCATTGGTTTCACTTTCCCCTATTTCCTTTTTTGTGGGCATCCTCACCAAACCCTGGCGCGAAGAACTTGCCAAGCTCGCACCCAATGCGGACGACAATCTGGCGAATGCCGGACGCTGGATCGGGATGTCGGAAAGGCTGCTGATCTTTGTTTTTGTGCTGGTAAGCCAGTTTTCGGCCATTGGTTTCCTGATCGCTGCCAAATCACTTTTGCGCTATAATGACAAATCTGCCAGCGGCGACATTTCAGCTGCTTATATCAGCAAAAAGTCTGAATACGTGCTTGTGGGCACATTAATGAGCTACACCTGCGCGATCGCGGTGGCATTGGTTGTGAAGACATTGTATTAA
- a CDS encoding DUF4890 domain-containing protein, with translation MKKTMLAMLMALFSITAFAQRQDSDMTPEKRAENQTKQMTEKLNLSEDQQKQIYNLSLARAQKVKELREAQTIDREQMRASMETFNNEVAKLLTVEQQEKYKTMLEDRRGNGGSRGPRREN, from the coding sequence ATGAAAAAAACAATGCTGGCCATGTTAATGGCTCTTTTTAGTATAACAGCTTTTGCCCAACGCCAGGATTCTGATATGACGCCAGAAAAACGCGCAGAAAATCAGACAAAACAAATGACTGAAAAGCTGAACCTTTCGGAAGATCAACAAAAACAAATTTATAATCTAAGCCTGGCAAGAGCCCAGAAAGTAAAGGAATTGAGAGAAGCGCAAACCATCGACCGCGAGCAAATGAGGGCATCAATGGAAACTTTCAACAACGAGGTCGCCAAATTACTGACTGTTGAACAACAGGAAAAATATAAAACCATGCTCGAAGACCGCCGTGGCAATGGAGGCAGCAGAGGCCCGCGGAGGGAGAATTAA
- a CDS encoding peptide chain release factor 3, whose product MSNLEEIKKRRTFAIISHPDAGKTTLTEKLLLFGGAIQTAGAVKSNKIKKTATSDFMEIEKQRGISVATSVMTFEYKDLLINILDTPGHKDFAEDTYRTLTAVDSVILVIDCVKGVEEQTERLMEVCRMRNTPVIVFINKLDREGQNPFELLDELETKLSIRVRPLTWPINMGVNFKGVYSLYEQMLYFFKINKTKIESDVAKVSLEDDNLVDLLGERDASQLTEDVELVEGVYDVFSEEAYQKGQLAPVFFGSAINNFGIKELLDTFCEISPIPQPRPTDVREVSPMEPKFTGFVFKIHANLDPRHRDRIAFLRICSGKFERGKFYKHVRMGKDVRFSSPFTFMASAKSVMDEGFPGDVVGLYDTGSFKIGDTLTEGENLQFSGIPSFSPEIFKELINLDPMKSKQLEKGIQQLTDEGVAQLFTLDLGNRKIVGTVGELQFDVIQYRLEHEYGAKCRWVHMSITRACWLTADEKAAMDQFIRLKGNQIAYDKDRNPVFLAESEWMIRMNRENNPAIHFHFTSEFKTEMAI is encoded by the coding sequence ATGAGTAATTTAGAAGAAATCAAGAAGCGGCGCACATTCGCAATTATCAGTCACCCAGATGCTGGTAAAACGACACTTACCGAAAAGCTGCTGCTTTTTGGAGGTGCGATCCAGACTGCGGGCGCGGTAAAATCCAATAAAATTAAAAAGACCGCTACTTCCGATTTCATGGAAATTGAGAAGCAGAGGGGAATTTCGGTCGCTACTTCGGTAATGACCTTCGAATATAAAGATCTGCTGATCAACATTCTCGATACGCCCGGTCACAAGGATTTTGCGGAGGATACTTATCGCACATTAACCGCCGTGGATAGCGTAATCCTGGTGATTGACTGCGTGAAAGGCGTTGAGGAACAGACAGAACGGTTGATGGAAGTGTGCCGGATGCGTAACACGCCCGTTATTGTTTTCATTAATAAGCTGGATAGGGAAGGGCAAAATCCGTTCGAACTTTTGGACGAGCTGGAAACGAAATTGAGCATCCGCGTTCGTCCGCTTACGTGGCCGATCAATATGGGTGTGAACTTTAAAGGCGTTTACAGCTTGTATGAGCAAATGCTCTATTTCTTCAAAATTAATAAAACGAAGATCGAAAGCGACGTTGCCAAGGTGAGTTTGGAAGACGATAACCTGGTTGATTTGCTTGGCGAAAGGGATGCGTCGCAACTTACTGAGGATGTGGAGCTCGTAGAAGGCGTTTATGACGTGTTTTCTGAGGAAGCTTATCAAAAAGGTCAATTAGCGCCCGTTTTCTTTGGCAGTGCCATTAATAACTTTGGTATCAAGGAGTTGCTGGATACTTTCTGCGAAATTTCACCTATTCCTCAGCCACGCCCGACGGATGTTCGCGAAGTGTCTCCAATGGAGCCAAAATTCACGGGTTTTGTATTCAAAATACACGCTAACCTGGACCCGCGCCACCGCGACCGCATTGCGTTTTTGAGGATCTGTTCAGGGAAATTTGAGCGTGGAAAATTCTATAAGCACGTTAGAATGGGCAAGGATGTCCGGTTTTCAAGTCCGTTTACATTCATGGCTTCGGCAAAAAGTGTGATGGATGAAGGCTTCCCGGGTGATGTAGTGGGACTTTATGACACAGGAAGTTTCAAGATCGGCGATACATTGACGGAAGGTGAAAATCTACAATTCTCAGGGATTCCGAGCTTTTCGCCCGAGATCTTTAAGGAATTGATTAATCTGGATCCCATGAAATCCAAGCAATTGGAAAAAGGCATTCAACAGCTTACAGACGAAGGCGTTGCGCAGCTTTTTACATTGGATTTAGGAAATCGTAAAATTGTAGGAACGGTTGGTGAACTTCAATTTGATGTAATCCAATATCGCTTAGAGCATGAATATGGCGCAAAATGCCGTTGGGTTCATATGAGTATTACACGCGCTTGCTGGCTTACGGCCGATGAAAAGGCCGCTATGGACCAGTTTATTCGTTTGAAAGGAAACCAAATTGCTTACGACAAGGACAGAAATCCGGTTTTCCTTGCAGAATCGGAATGGATGATCCGTATGAACCGGGAAAACAACCCGGCGATACATTTCCACTTCACATCGGAGTTTAAGACAGAGATGGCGATTTGA
- a CDS encoding inorganic pyrophosphatase has protein sequence MIANVHKAHPWHGIPMGDNAPNLVTAFIEIVPTDTVKYEIDKATGYLMIDRPQKYSNIVPALYGFIPKTYCSEKIAALARERSGRDVTEGDGDPLDILVLCEKIISHGDILCTAKPIGGIRLIDGGEADDKIIAVLKGDEVYGGFSDLSELPEGIVERLKHYFLTYKNLPGEKAHIEITNVYGREEAHEVIMTSVEDYKHSFY, from the coding sequence ATGATCGCCAACGTACACAAAGCACATCCCTGGCACGGGATCCCGATGGGAGACAATGCACCTAATCTCGTAACCGCCTTTATTGAAATTGTTCCGACTGACACAGTAAAATACGAAATAGATAAAGCAACCGGCTATCTGATGATCGACCGGCCTCAGAAATATTCGAACATTGTTCCGGCACTTTACGGTTTTATCCCCAAAACTTATTGCTCAGAAAAGATCGCAGCCCTTGCACGCGAGCGTTCGGGAAGAGATGTAACCGAAGGCGACGGTGACCCGCTTGATATTTTGGTTCTTTGCGAAAAAATCATTTCCCACGGAGACATTCTTTGCACAGCCAAGCCAATCGGCGGAATTCGTTTGATCGATGGTGGTGAAGCAGATGATAAAATTATCGCTGTTTTGAAAGGCGATGAAGTTTACGGTGGTTTCTCAGATTTGAGCGAGCTTCCGGAAGGGATCGTGGAGCGTTTGAAGCATTATTTCTTGACTTACAAGAACTTGCCAGGTGAAAAAGCACACATTGAAATTACCAATGTGTATGGCAGAGAAGAAGCGCATGAAGTGATCATGACCTCTGTTGAAGATTACAAGCATTCTTTTTACTGA
- a CDS encoding glycosyltransferase family 2 protein → MTNSAIQISVVVPLYNEEESLPELSEWIARVMNENGFSYEVIFVDDGSKDNSWEVISNISQENPNIRGLRFVRNYGKTAALQTAFQAALGDVIITMDADLQDSPDEIPELYKMIKEDRYDLVSGWKKKRYDPITKTVPTKIFNAATRSISGVMLHDFNCGLKAYRKEVVKNITIYGEMHRYIPVIAKWNGFAKIGEKVVQHRPRKYGTTKFGLERFIFGFLDLLSIAFVNKFGRRPMHLFGSLGTLMFFLGSIIAFWLLGKKIYNIYNLQPYRNVTENPLFFLALVAIMVGSQLFLAGFLGELFVKQSVSKTGDYNISEKIGNPTQRY, encoded by the coding sequence ATGACTAATTCAGCTATCCAGATTTCCGTTGTCGTTCCGCTTTACAATGAGGAAGAATCATTGCCAGAACTCAGTGAATGGATTGCGCGGGTAATGAATGAAAATGGCTTCTCTTATGAAGTGATTTTTGTCGACGATGGCAGCAAAGACAACTCCTGGGAGGTTATTTCAAACATTTCGCAGGAAAATCCGAACATTCGCGGGTTGCGGTTTGTGCGAAATTATGGCAAAACAGCTGCGTTACAAACGGCTTTTCAGGCGGCTCTGGGCGACGTGATCATTACCATGGACGCAGACTTGCAGGATAGCCCGGATGAAATTCCCGAACTTTATAAAATGATCAAAGAGGATCGTTATGATCTGGTGTCAGGCTGGAAAAAGAAGCGTTATGATCCGATTACCAAGACAGTTCCCACCAAAATATTCAATGCCGCCACGCGCAGCATTTCGGGCGTTATGCTGCATGACTTCAATTGTGGCCTGAAAGCTTACCGTAAGGAAGTTGTCAAAAACATCACGATTTACGGAGAAATGCACCGTTACATTCCGGTTATTGCCAAATGGAATGGTTTTGCCAAAATCGGCGAAAAGGTTGTGCAGCATCGGCCCAGGAAATACGGCACGACAAAATTTGGACTGGAACGTTTCATTTTTGGCTTTCTGGATTTGCTTTCGATTGCCTTTGTGAATAAGTTTGGGCGCAGGCCCATGCATTTGTTTGGCAGTCTGGGAACCCTTATGTTTTTTCTGGGAAGCATTATAGCTTTCTGGTTGCTAGGAAAGAAAATTTATAATATTTATAATTTGCAGCCCTATCGGAACGTGACGGAGAACCCGTTGTTCTTTCTTGCATTGGTTGCCATTATGGTTGGTTCTCAGCTGTTCCTCGCAGGCTTTCTTGGGGAATTATTTGTAAAACAATCGGTCTCCAAAACAGGGGATTATAACATTTCAGAAAAGATCGGTAACCCAACACAACGTTATTAA